From the genome of Candidatus Methylomirabilota bacterium:
CGGACATTTCACGCCGGGACGTTCGTCTACGAATTCGACCGACACGTCCTCGATCGTCGCCTGGACCTGGGCGCGCTCCAGGGTTTCGAGATCGATCGCATCGCCGTGACACCGCGTGGCGCCTCGCCGGCCACGCCGCTTCTCGCCGGCGCGCCGTCCCTGTTCCAGCGGCTCTATCATCGGGCGGGCCTGCGCTCGAACGGTGGTCTGTACTACGCCGAGGAGCGGCTGGGCGGCGGCTCGGCGCCCGCCAGCGTGAGCCCGTTCGCGCTGCTGGTGCCCGCCCCCGCCTACGCGGCGACGCCCAGCCCCGAAGCGCTGCTGGCCACCATGATCGACGAGGGCGAGCGTCTCTTCTTCGAGGAGACTTTCGAGGGCAATGGCCGAACCTGCGGCACCTGCCACCGCGCCGAGCGGAACTTCACCATCGACGCGGCCTTCATCGCCACGCTGCCCCCGAACGATCCCCTCTTCGTCGCCGAGTTCAATCCGGATCTGGCGGCGAACTTCGAGAACCCGACGCTGATGCGCGAACACGGGCTGATTCTCGAGAACGTCGACGGCACCGACGATCTGGCGAACAAGTTCACCATGCGCAGCGTCCCCCACACGCTGTCGCTGCTGACATCGACCTCGTCGTCGTTCGCGAGCCCGTTCGGCCCCCCCTTCAACCGGACGGGGTGGTCCGGCGACGGCGCGCCGGGCGCCGGGACCCTGCGGGACTTCGCCACCGGCGCGGTCACGCAGCACTTCACCAAGACGCTGAGCCGGATCCCGGGCGTGGACTTCCGGCTGCCTACCGAGGACGAGCTCAACGCGATGGAAGCGTTCCAGTTCTCGCTGGGCCGCTTCGAAGACCCCGATCTGGAGCAGCTTCGGCCCCGGCTCCGCAGCGACGTCGCGCGCCGGGGCCTGGACCTCTTCACGGGCGACGGACAGTGCAGCACCTGCCACTTCAACGCCGGCGCCACCGCAAGCTTCTCTCCGGGGATCAACCGCAACTTCGACACCGGAGTCGAGACGCTCTCCCTGGCCACCGTCCCCCGAGACGGGGGCCTCGGCACCGAGTTCAACGCCGCGATCAATGCGTTTGGGGACGGCACCTTCAATACGCCGCCGCTCGTCGAGGCGGCCGACACCGGGCCGTTCTTCCACAACAACGCCGTGGACACGATCGAGGAGGCCGTCGCGTTCTATACGACCCCGGCCTTCGGCAACTCCCCCAGTGGGGCCTTCACCGGCGGCGCCATCGATCTGAGCACCTCCGAGATCGAGGCCATCGCGGTCTTCCTGCGCGTCATCAACGCCGACTTCAACATCGACGAGGCGAAAAAGTACGAGAGCACGGCGCTCTGGACGGGGTCGTATTCCGAGGCCTCGCGCCTGCTCCAGCTTGCCGGCCACGAGATCGACGACGCCGTCCGCGTCCTGTCCGAGCGCGGGCTGCACCTGGATGCCGTGATACGGTTGCGGACGTCGAAGACCCTGCTCGACTTCGCCGCGGCGACCCGGTTCGCCGCCATTCGCAACAGCCTGATCAACTCGGCGATCGCCCAGCAAGATACCGCGAAGAACTTGCTGATCGCGCCCTGACCTCGAGCCTCACACGCCCTCGTTGCCCGCGGCGAGGGCGTGTGAGATCCTTCCCACTGTGATGCTCCGCGTGGCGCTCATCGTGCTGGCGCTGCTCGTCGCCGTCCCCGCCCCCTCATCGGCCGGCGGGCGCGGTTTCGGGCGGGGCGGCAGTCCGACATCGCACGGTGGCGGCTTCAAATCCGCGCACATCGGTGGCTTCAAGTCCGGGCGCGCGTTCGCCGCGCGGCCCTTCCACCATGCGACGCGGAGCGTGTTCCCCCGCCCGGTCGATCCGTGGAAGTTCTGGGGCGCCAAGCACGTTCATCGCCCGTTCTTCAAGTCGCCGTTCATCAGCTCCGGCGTGGTGCTCGGCGGCGGGACGACGGTGGTGTACGCGCCTCCCGTCGTCTATGCGCCGTCCGAGACCGTGGTCTACTCGCCGCCGGCCGCCGTCTACACGCCGCCGCCGATGCCGACGGTCGTCGAATATCCGACCGGCCGGTACGAGCTGCGCGGCGACGGAATCACCACGGCGTATCACTGGGTGTGGATCCCCAAGCCGCCCCCGGCGCCGCCAGCGCCCCCCGAAGCCGCCCCCGAGCCCGATCAGTCGCGCGCCCCCGAGCGCCAGGAGCGCGCCATCGGCAAGATCTACCGATGGACCGATGACGAGGGCGTGACGACGTTCACCGACCGGTTGGAGAACGTCCCCGAGCGGTATCGCTCCCGAGTCGAGCCCAAGGCCTAGCTCACACCGCGCATGTGCCTGCTGGCACTCTGGGTTGCCGGCCAACCTGCCGTGCCCCTGATCGTCGCCGCCAACCGCGACGAGTTCTTCGGTCGCCCCGCGGCCCCACCCACCGCCCTCGAGCCCGGAATCGTCGCGGGACGGGATCTGCAGGCCGGAGGGACCTGGCTGGGGGTGAATCGTCACGGCCTGTTCGCGGCGGTCACCAATCGCCGCCAGCCCGAGCGCACGCCGACCAGCCTCTCGCGCGGCGTGCTCGCGCTGGAGGCCCTCCGTTGCCGCACCGTCGCCGAGGTCGAAGCGCTCCTGAGCACGCGGACGGCCGAGCACGCCCTGGCCGGGTTCAACCTGGTGGTCGTGAACGACGGGGCCGGCGTGTGCTTCCACTGGGACGGCACGCTTCGGCCCGTGCGCTTCGGCGCCGGCCTGCACGTCGTCTCGAACAACCGGGACCTCGACGACCCGGCGATGCCGGAAAAGCGCATCGTCGACGGCTTCAGCGCCGCCCGGGCCGGGCGGCCGGACGAGACCGCGCTTCAGGAATTGCTGCGGTCCCACGAGGGAGACCCCCCGATCTGCAAGCACAACGAGCGCTACGGCACCGTCTCGTCCACGATCTACGTGGAGCGCCGGGACGAGCCCCGGCTGCTCTACGCCGACGGCGGCCCGTGCCGGCGGCCGTTCGTTGACTACTCTGCTCTGCTGGCCCACCTCCGGAGCTAGAATCACGGCGCCCCCGCGTCG
Proteins encoded in this window:
- a CDS encoding DUF4124 domain-containing protein — encoded protein: MALIVLALLVAVPAPSSAGGRGFGRGGSPTSHGGGFKSAHIGGFKSGRAFAARPFHHATRSVFPRPVDPWKFWGAKHVHRPFFKSPFISSGVVLGGGTTVVYAPPVVYAPSETVVYSPPAAVYTPPPMPTVVEYPTGRYELRGDGITTAYHWVWIPKPPPAPPAPPEAAPEPDQSRAPERQERAIGKIYRWTDDEGVTTFTDRLENVPERYRSRVEPKA
- a CDS encoding NRDE family protein, with the protein product MCLLALWVAGQPAVPLIVAANRDEFFGRPAAPPTALEPGIVAGRDLQAGGTWLGVNRHGLFAAVTNRRQPERTPTSLSRGVLALEALRCRTVAEVEALLSTRTAEHALAGFNLVVVNDGAGVCFHWDGTLRPVRFGAGLHVVSNNRDLDDPAMPEKRIVDGFSAARAGRPDETALQELLRSHEGDPPICKHNERYGTVSSTIYVERRDEPRLLYADGGPCRRPFVDYSALLAHLRS